One Miscanthus floridulus cultivar M001 chromosome 11, ASM1932011v1, whole genome shotgun sequence DNA window includes the following coding sequences:
- the LOC136493908 gene encoding uncharacterized protein, translating into MGRRGDRADFDCVEAKEVFGDRGVRRRGVEHVDKPLVAGPKNRPIHEDGLHFVIQQLAEGRKSEGTSSGDELPPATSQLHRRLSLSLPWRCSSPTPPWEPIPGGREGAGSNATAFRRVHRCCQRRCCRSCSGSASIASIEGKLHPSEFLPGRVLMRQHKSLPEFFCKLEQHRLRRVTNGMSKSVSDELRRVGTETPVTGLSTKPR; encoded by the exons ATGGGCCGCCGTGGGGACAGGGCTGACTTTGACTGTGTGGAGGCCAAAGAGGTCTTCGGGGACCGCGGGGTACGGCGCAGGGGTGTTGAGCACGTCGACAAACCACTGGTCG CTGGGCCCAAAAACCGGCCCATCCATGAGGATGGGCTTCATTTCGTGATCCAACAGCTCGCCGAGGGGCGGAAGTCGGAAGGCACCTCTTCCGGCGACGAGCTGCCGCCAGCGACGTCGCAACTACACCGGCGGCTTAGTCTCTCTCTCCCTTGGCGCTGCTCGTCGCCAACGCCGCCGTGGGAGCCGATTCCCGGGGGAAGGGAAGGTGCAGGCTCCAACGCCACGGCGTTCAGGCGGGTCCACCGTTGCTGCCAGCGTCGCTGCTGCAGAAGTTGTTCCGGCTCCGCAAG CATTGCTTCAATAGAAGGAAAACTGCATCCATCCGAGTTTCTTCCAGGCCGAGTGCTCATGCGACAACACAAATCCTTGCCAGAGTTTTTTTGTAAGCTTGAG CAACACCGGTTGAGAAGGGTAACGAATGGCATGAGTAAATCAGTG AGTGATGAACTCCGGAGAGTGGGTACTGAAACCCCTGTAACCGGCCTCAGTACGAAGCCAAG GTGA